The Solanum pennellii chromosome 4, SPENNV200 genomic interval AACATTCTTGTGTATACTGTTGGGATGCAACCATTCAGGTCTAGTCGAAGAGGGGAAAAGGATTTTTGATTCTATGAGGACTCTCCATGATGTCTATCCAGACAGGCGGCACTATTCATGTATGGTTGATCTTCTAGGTCGTGCAGGTCTAGTCAATGAGGCAGAAGAGCTGCTAATGCATGCTTCATCGGAAGGAGATTCTGTCATGTGGAGCTCACTTTTGCGAAGTtgcaggattcatcaaaatgaacaTGTTGGAAGAAGAGCAGCTAAAAGGTTGATGGATCTTGAGCCAGAGGATCCTTCTTTTTGGTTACAGGCCTCAAATTTTTATTCTGAAATTGGAGAATTTGAGGCTGCCGTATACATTCGAGAGGTTGCAGTGGCAAGGAAGATGAGCAGAGATATTGGCTATAGTTTAATTCGGGTGCATGAGTTCCATTAAATATACACTCAAAcaaaaagagggaaaaaagGACATCATGGCTGTTTGGTCTGCAGGACATGCTGGAtatactttttctttaaaaaaatatatctaccAGAATGGAGAGACTTTGTCTGCCTCTATACTTTTGAAGCAAGGATACTGTGCTGCTTGTTAACCAACTCTAATACCAAAATACAATACAAGTTTCAGAAGAAATTTATGTGCATTGTTTGGTCTCTCCATTTACCAAGTAACTTTTTTCTAGTGCCCTTCATCTTTTTCAAGATTTCCACATTTATTGATGAAGTAAAACTACTGTAACGGTAATTTGACTGTCTAAAAGGGGAACCTTTGAAGATCGGTGCTGTAACATTTGTTGTTGTATGGGTGAGAAAGAATCTAGAGGAGCATTTTACTTATGAATAGTATGTTGAACCATGGCTGAGGAGTAAAGCAACAATCTCTAAAATGATATTCTTACACTTAAAGTGTGGGCTTGTAGAAAATTAAACACCTTTATCTACTTTCAAGCCAAGCCATATAACCCCACTAAATCATCCATTTTCAGCACTAATACATCCATATAAATTAATACTCTATGGTCTCCTTTGATTTATGTAAAATCTAGAAATACAGAACGAATACCAGAACCCCCTAAATCATGGTTAAGATActcttcttcttgtttcttgtttGGCTAATGGGGGCTCTTGGAGCTGCAAAAAACAACTTTTTGGATGATGTCATCCTGTCAGAGCTTGATGATTTGGATGTAGAAGACAGTGACGAAGCAGAGTTGTTTGACCTCCCCAGATGGGGAATTGATCGCGGCAACAAGATTCTTGTCAATGTTGATAGCTTTGGTGCAGTTGGTGATGGAACTTCAGATGACACCAAGgtaattcattttaaaactGAAATATTCGCCACAAAGATTTGCGGATCGACTTCTACCTGTTTTTGATTACACTAGATTAATGGATTGAAAAAGTGATggttaaaagaaaaagattgaaaaagtGTTCGGCAAGTAGAAATATGACCATCCTGTATTTACTCCATTCATAATCGAGGTTGTCTTTCATACTTATTGCTTACAGGATTCTAGTTTTACTGATTAGTCTCCTCTTCTAGTGGAGTGTACAACATAGACTACCAATGCTATCTTTTTCTTGAGTTGTAGATTATCTGTGTTGTTGTTTTATCTGTGCAATTTGTAAGTACTTTCTCCCACTTTGTCAATTGTACTATCTCAGGCTTTCGTTGATGCATGGAAGCAAGCTTGTTCAACACCAAAATCAGTCCTCTTGGTCCCTGCAGGACGAAGTTATCTAGTAAATGCAACAAGGTTCCGAGGGCCTTGTGTGGGCATACTGAGAGTCCAGGTTACACTTATTGCTTCTATTTCACGTCTTGTTTCAGTTTTTGTCCTCCATTTTACTAGTATTTACTCTAGAGAAACTTATACATACTATACTTGGTTGAAATTGTTATTGTTTCCATTATAGCATCTATTAAGACAGCTCAAGTGTTCCTTACTATTGTCATAAACTGGAAATGTGATTAAACAGATTGAAGGAACTATAGTAGCACCAGATGATCCTAAGAACTGGAATTTTGCAAAGAACGGACGAATTTGGCTTGGCTTCTTTAACTTGACTGGAGCTCTGTTCCAAGGAGGAGGTGTTGTTGATGGATCAGGCAGCAAATGGTGGGCAGCTTCATGCAAGAAGAACAAGACTAATGTAACTAACGCATGGACTACTTATatgttcttttttgttttgacAGATAAAGATTATAgtctttttctttcttgttttttcttgttttggaTTTTCTCCCGATAACAGCCATGCGTAGCAGCACCAACTGTAAGTGGACTATCatgaggatctcatgtttaacCCTTATCAGCATTGTGAGATCAACTCACACAGGATTCTAAATTGCAGGCTTTAACTATATATGGAAGCTCAGGTATAAAGGTGAGGGACCTAACAATCCAAAATGGCCAACAGATGAATTTTGCCATTTCTCGATCAGACTCTATAAGAATAACTGGTGTTACGGTGTCTGCTCCTGAAGACAGTCCTAATACTGATGGAATCCATATAACTGAATCAACAAATGTTGTACTCCAGAATTCCAAAATTGGAACAGGTCTTGACATCTCCCATGTTATCTACATTCAGATCTCCTTATTTGACTAATATTGACCTCATGAACAAAAGTTGCTATATTATGTGATCTCGTGTATGGGATAAGACAGACTGCAGAAAAGAATctcttttgaaaataacattTAGTGTGCAACTGCATTGCTTTCTTAAATGTGCCTCTCAAATAAGGCACTTCTTACCTACCATATAAACCTTGGCTTGAGCTCTGTGCATCTCTCACTTTACTATATAAAATACCTAGCTTGAAAACACGTACGAGCCCACCTTCCATGCTCTctgtttttcttaaataaacTGGCACATGCACTGTTATAATGGACGTGCCTTTATTGGTATCATGAATATGCTTTATGATCAATAAAAACTGATTGCCTTCCTTTCTAATTAGGTGATGATTGTGTCTCTATTGTCAATGCTAGTTCTCATATCAAGATGAAGAGAATTTACTGTGGACCTGGCCATGGAATCAGGTAGTGCAATTTCCAGTTCTCATTGCCCTTTAAAATTACCTTTTGAAGCTTTGCAGAAGGCATTTAAGAGTAAAAATAAATTCGATTGTCAAATTATGGAAGAATAAGTGAAAATATCATTCTCAAGTTGTCTTCTAAACTGATTCTGTTGCATGAATGATGCCTAATCAGCATTGGGAGCCTTGGTAAGGACAACTCTGTTGGTATAGTTACTGGGGTTGTACTTGATAATGCGTTTCTCAGAGGTACCACAAACGGTCTGCGGATCAAGACATGGCAGGTATGCCCTTTTTTGCATTGTGTAGCACTAAAATTTATCCCTATATATGGTATTACCTACAGGATTGTTTGAAAATTAAgacattttagttgattttACTACAGCTCTCcttttaattatcaaatatcTACAGTCTCCGTGCACTTTACATGGAAAAGATCGATTTAATTATACAATATTCTGAGCCCCTGCGAGGAAAAAGCTTTCCCAGTTCTCAATGGCACCTAGATTTTGTCTgataattcaagaaataattttcatttcatcttagGAAGAGAATGACAAAAAGTTGTTTTCTTAGGGAGGATCAGGTTATGTGCGTGCAGTGCGCTTCCAAAATGTAAGGATGCAAGATGTTTCCAATCCTATCATCATTGACCAATTCTATTGCGACTCACCGAAGTCCTGCCAGAATCAGGTATTCTTCTCAATTTTCATGTTTTCAATTGATAACGTATTACTTGGCGAAGGAAATAAATAAGATTCCTTCCAATAGTTGGGAAAGTTGATGTGACAGTgtgtctttttttctttacatcATAGACATCTGCAGTTGAGATAAGTGAGATAGTTTACCGGAATGTTAGTGGTACTTCAAAGAGCCAAAAGGCAATCAAATTTGCATGTAGCGACAACGTGCCCTGCAGCCATATTGTTCTTAACAACATCAACTTAGAGACCAGAGATGGTACTGCTGAGGTCTACTGCAACTCTGCCACAGGGATTGGTTATGGTTATATTCATCCATCAGCAGAGTGTCTCAACTCATCTGACAAGAAAATTAAGCAGAAAATGGATGCTCGACTTGTCGAACCAAGGGAAGAATACATCGTTCATACTGAATTATGAATCGCCATCACTCAAacacatatttttaatataaatctCGTAGTTTAGTTCTTACTGATTTGAGTAATCTCAGATTCTGAGGTTCCTAACTAGGTAAGATAACAGCTAAATACTGTTATACAGCgattcattaaaaatatttatatgagacatattgtattattatatacattattttctttcatgttAAGCTCAATGTAATACACAAATTTATCAAGACGGCCATTTTCTCATAGCTATGGTGACTACTCCCTCTCAAATATTCTaaaccttttatttttaattaaacatacTAATGCACTTCTcaaaattaatcaacaaaaaatcagaaaattttcattttctttatacGTTTGGATTCatctccaattttttttctgaaCAACAATCAGAAAATTTTAATAGATTCTTTTATGGAGTATACGTTTGTCTATGTGTCCACTTATATAGTGAATGATttagtttataaaattaaacttaTACACAAGATTACATCATTGGTTCTTAGAAGTATAAAGTTTATATTTGTAAATCTAATATGAAAATTAGACAAAGATATCGATATAATTGTACACTAATTACatataatttatcttgattatgaatatataataattttaacttctCATGCTAGTACATCTTATATGTATTAATAGGATCAAGTCAAGATAGTATTTCATATTGACTTAATAAATAACTTCTCTAGTTCATTAAATATTCTTATACTCTTAGGCTTGGTATAATTATTATTAGCAATGTATATTGTTTATTATATTGCTTTATAAGAAACAAGATTCTTTTATGAGTAAATATGTCtagtaaattatataataacaatatatattgGCAAAATAATAGTTTGTTAATAAAATTCATATGTCGATTTGAAAATTGATGATACGCTTTTATAAAACTTTTTAGTTTTATGTGTAAAAATCGACAGATAAATTTTATGTCCGTCAAATAGAATAAGTTAAAGcaaaaatctaaagaaaatagtcaaaatcaaataattagtcatttaatgGATTAGTATTTGAATCTTATGGGGAGTTAAATGAGATTTAATTGATGAATTCTGAAATTAAACTGAGGAGTTATATTGTGGTGGCTTGCCAATATTTTTAGGTGGCACAAACTTGTTTCGAAAGAAAATCATCCATTTACCTAATCTGAGCATCAAAATGGCCAGTTTAGGTAGATATACACTTTGTTACttattgtttcataatatattgttatattgtattatatcatataatattgtttaaatgaatataatatttagatatattGTCCGTCGTTATATGTCACATAtccataatttaaataataaatttatcaaaaaacaaGGTATATTATAGAACTAAATACTATGAAAATGTAggataaaaaatgaaatgtgaTTATTAAATAGTAAAGGCGGAATGATTTGGTAAACCCTGTACTTGTATGAGTTTATATTATGAATCATTCTACTTAACTATTTTATCAACTAAACacaaatattatgatatattaagATATTTTAGTGATAATTTGTTGAAATTAATGGAGGAAAGAGGTTTATGGTGTTTCAAGTGAGGGGcaaagtgataaaaaaaaatgactgaAAGTTATCAAAGAtgaaaatatagaaaagaatGGTGATTTGTATGATTGATTAAGGTTTAAAGTCATTTTTGGCCCCTTAAAGTTAttcgcataattcacttagacacctcaatttAAGCTAGTATCGATTGAACACCTCTATCCTCTGGAATTTGAACCATTTGGACATTTTATGTAGATGtgacacaaaaaataaaattcacatcTTGATAAACATGTgaaatcaatattttaatattttttccttttcagttttttctttttatttctcattagttttttttttaaagaaaaaaatcttttttttcttcctctaaTTTAAAACAACACACCTACTGCAATCACTTCTTCGGTACAATACATCACCATTTCCCCCCACaaatttccttctttttttaaaaaaaaaatcatcttattGTCACTTCCGTGAATAAAAGATAGCGATCACCTCTTCTTTACCAAATGAAATGGTGATTATTATGTATGTCTTTTTTGCCGGAAGGAGATCATCTATGTGTTCTTTGCCGAAAATATTgagattattatttaaatattttctctctcccTCTCCACCTCTCCCCCACACACCCCTTCTTCCTCGCAAAtcgaacaaaaaaaaatttaaaatagaaaagcaaatctttttaagaaaacactatcaatttaaatgaaaataagaaagaagacataaagagaaataaaaagaatagagtcatagataataggaaaaattacatggaaAAACAAACTTATATCAATAAATTACTTAAAGTAGCTACTGTTTGCTTTATTTACCATCCGCCAATTATTTTTGGTCATAATTACGGTCGTCAGTATAAGCGTGCCTTTCCCCCCTTTTTTATCCCAGTTCACACGCTATTTGTGCGTCTCtgcaaaagaaaatatttaaacctTTCaccttaaattcaaaatttcaaccTCTCCCTCTCAATTTATTCTCTCAGATTTTTCAGGTAATTGTTTTTTCGATTTCATgcttatttcattattttgtattgTATATTACTGCGaatttttttgttcctttttagttttttgatttttatagATCCAAAATCATAAATGAAGAAGAAACACCTTTTAAGAGAATCACTAGAGGTATACAACTGAATCAACAATTTTTGTGTGATTTTCCATCTATTTCTTTGGGATAACTCagaattttgaagaaacttCAGGATCCATTGTTAAATCTCGAATTTATCAACAAGAGAGTATGTCCAAGTCTGGTAATACCCCATTGAAGATGCAAGAAGTCATGCATGTTGCAAAATCAAAAGGGAACCAAAAAAGTGGATAAACATAAAGAAGACAAATTTGTTCATGTTTTGACTTCAAAGAAGAAGCGTAAAGTAAAAGAGATTGCATCTACAAGCAATAAACAAGACAAATtagttgaaattttgatttcaaagAAGAAGCgtaaagtaataaatattgCATTTACAAGTAATAAAGAAGATGCGCAATCTGATTCAGTTGAACAACTACATTTTGAAAGAATTGAggtaaattgtatatatgtttGAAGTTCAGATCTAAAGTTGTATGCATATCTTTAACTGTTTGAATATATTCATATCTTTATATGCAAAAATGAGATTCTATATTTCAATTGTTGTTGTAATTATTTTGATACATGTGTTATacttattttcaaattgtataattctttttgtttcaCAGTTgtattcatatttgtataacttTGTATTTGTATGTAGATATTTACtttgttaaattttatatttgtatatagatATTCACTTTGTacaatttgtatttgtatatagatATTCACTTTGTATaactttgtatttgtatatagatATTCATTTTGTATAAGTCTTTATTTGTATACAGATATTCACTTTGTATAAGTCCGTATTTGTATATAGATATTCACTTTGTATAGTTCTATATTTTATACTGTTTTTGCTATTCGTCTTCTATAActatatatttgaaattgtataatacatttatattatttattaggGAGTACAATTTCTTCTCAAGGAAGATCCACTTTACACCCCACCCCACACATGCAATACTATATCAATATTGGGGTAATGAATCAATTGTCTCTAATCAAGTTGGGGCGGTCAGTGACAGTAAGGTACCAGACAAGCCAATTAGATCAAACGTTGATGTAGATAGTAGTGAACGTATCATAGTCACTCAGTTTTATTGTATCATTTATGTTTGTTTGGAATTCTGTATTAGCAGTAACACTTTTTGAATATTCCAATTTGATGGGAACAACATTTTATTGACtctattattttgtttaatgaATTCAGTTTTGCGATTTTATTTGTTGATGTTTCAcatattatacaatttttttcgtGAATATAActgatatatattaatttatacaaATGAATAGTTTGACATgttttacaataatttttgaataattattcaACTTAATTGAGAAATCATTATACAAATGCAATTATTACTGTAGATACAACAAAAATTTGTATCAGTTGTCTTTTTAGTTTGCTTGTTAGTTTATATGTCATACGCAATTATATAGTCCAATTGAAGTATTTACAGGACTCATTAATCCTGCAAATGTCAccttttgattttcaaattcgccaattttttttatacaaagtaatttcaaaaataccaaatattATCTGCAGGTTGTATATCAAAATACGAAAAAATGCAGATATCAAGTCTACATTTATGTGaacattaattaatacaaacacTAACTCCAGATAAACTATAACTATCAATGAATTATGCATATTCACAACTTAAACTACTTTATAcaattttacaaattaaaatcacttttaccaactaatttatacaataattaACACATTTTAATTCTTTCAACTATTTTATACAATTAACCATTGAAATAACTCAATTAAACAACTGTAGAGATAAATTTAAATAGCATCTATGATCATGTATCAATACaactaaaataatattcaaatggCAAAAGCACATGCaatattaaatgtataaaatcatcatacacatttaaaattgaatctttTGTAAGCTTCTCAAGGCTGATTTTTACAAGAACATCTATTGTGACCTGCAATGCCACATGTACTGCAAGTATTTGTCCCCTTAGATTCAAACATCTCTCTTGCTAATTTGTCGCGAGACTTTTTTCTTGGCCTTCCAGGAGGATTTTTTTGAACACTGGAGGTAGAACTAAATCAGTCATTATATATCCAGGGACCACCCACTCTGTTTTATCTAGCAATAGGTATATTGGAAATTCATATTCAACACCGTTGTCGGTGTGTATAAATTCGAGCAGAACTCATCTGGTCCTAAACTCTTGAACTTCAAAACAACCCAAGCATGTTCAAACTACATAATTTCTACCTGTATCGTTGACATTGTGAACATATTCTGTTGATAGAAAAACCTGccatatacaaaaataaa includes:
- the LOC107015989 gene encoding probable polygalacturonase At1g80170 isoform X2 yields the protein MVKILFFLFLVWLMGALGAAKNNFLDDVILSELDDLDVEDSDEAELFDLPRWGIDRGNKILVNVDSFGAVGDGTSDDTKAFVDAWKQACSTPKSVLLVPAGRSYLVNATRFRGPCVGILRVQIEGTIVAPDDPKNWNFAKNGRIWLGFFNLTGALFQGGGVVDGSGSKWWAASCKKNKTNALTIYGSSGIKVRDLTIQNGQQMNFAISRSDSIRITGVTVSAPEDSPNTDGIHITESTNVVLQNSKIGTGDDCVSIVNASSHIKMKRIYCGPGHGISIGSLGKDNSVGIVTGVVLDNAFLRGTTNGLRIKTWQGGSGYVRAVRFQNVRMQDVSNPIIIDQFYCDSPKSCQNQTSAVEISEIVYRNVSGTSKSQKAIKFACSDNVPCSHIVLNNINLETRDGTAEVYCNSATGIGYGYIHPSAECLNSSDKKIKQKMDARLVEPREEYIVHTEL
- the LOC107015989 gene encoding probable polygalacturonase At1g80170 isoform X1, whose translation is MVKILFFLFLVWLMGALGAAKNNFLDDVILSELDDLDVEDSDEAELFDLPRWGIDRGNKILVNVDSFGAVGDGTSDDTKAFVDAWKQACSTPKSVLLVPAGRSYLVNATRFRGPCVGILRVQIEGTIVAPDDPKNWNFAKNGRIWLGFFNLTGALFQGGGVVDGSGSKWWAASCKKNKTNPCVAAPTALTIYGSSGIKVRDLTIQNGQQMNFAISRSDSIRITGVTVSAPEDSPNTDGIHITESTNVVLQNSKIGTGDDCVSIVNASSHIKMKRIYCGPGHGISIGSLGKDNSVGIVTGVVLDNAFLRGTTNGLRIKTWQGGSGYVRAVRFQNVRMQDVSNPIIIDQFYCDSPKSCQNQTSAVEISEIVYRNVSGTSKSQKAIKFACSDNVPCSHIVLNNINLETRDGTAEVYCNSATGIGYGYIHPSAECLNSSDKKIKQKMDARLVEPREEYIVHTEL